Genomic segment of Natronoarchaeum philippinense:
TCAAGCACAAGCTCCACGACTCGGGCCTCGAAGACGACATCCGAATCGTTGCGATCAACGAGCACGCAGATCAAGACGAGTCGCTCGTCGAACGGATCGAGCTGTAGTACTAGCGCTCACCGCGCGTCGGCGGCCGGACTGAAAATACCGTCGTCCTCTCGGACGGTGCCTCGCTCTCGAAGCGTTCGCAGAATACTGTGCAGCGTGAGTTTGTTCAGCCCGACGTTATCGCGCAGTTCGTCGACGCTCGCACCGCCTGCTGTTTTGAGACTGAGATACACGAGCTTCGCCTCCGCCGAATCGAGGTCCTCCGGGACCGCGGCGGTCGCCGCGTACCGGTCTTGAGAGGCCGCTGTCATTGAACATTGCTATTTCTTCGACGATAATAAAACCCCTCTACAACGATTGTCGATAATACGGCGCAGTCTCGGGGTTCCATTACGACACGCGTCTGAACTGCGGCCGCTCCCGGTCGCTCGCTACGCTCGCTCACCTCCCACTCCCTGTTTCAAATCCCGTGGTCTACGATTTGCTCGTCGTGTCCACTCCTCGCAAAAGCGGAAGGGGCGGGATTTGAACCACGCCCAGACGTGCTCGCTTCGCTGTGCGCGCCTAGTCTACTTCAAATCCCTTGGTCGTCCGAACACGATTCATCCGCATCGCTCGGCGATGAAACGCCTCGCTGGTGATGAATCGAGAAACGGAAGGGGCGGGATTTGAACCACGCGAAGCCTTGACGCCACACCGCCGACGGTATCGTACGCCGGCGTGACGGTGCTCTACCACTGAGCTACCCTTCCTCGTGGGGCGTTACGTCGGGGGTGCATGTAAATCCTCTCTCGTAGATGTCACTCAGCGACCCAACTGTTTTTCTCTCTGGGCGCAATGTGTCGCCCGCAAATGGACCTAACGCTCACACTTTTGGCGCTGTTAACGGGCGTGCTTGCCGGGGGGCTGTTTAGTTTCCTCCAGATACCGATCCCCGCCCCACCGGAACTACCGGGACTGATGGGCATCGTCGGCATCTATCTCGGCTACAAAATCGTTCGATGGTCGGGAATCGGCTTCGACCTGCTCCGGGCGCTGGGCGTTCAGTAGCTACGCTCTTTTGGCTCGTAGGTCTTGTTCTCGCCTTCGAGGACGACCGGCTTGTACCAGAGGTCCGGCGAGCCCTCGTCCCACGAGATCAGCGTGTGTTTGAGCCACTCGTCGTCCTTGCGCTCTTGGTGCTCCTGGCGCCAGTGTGCGCCGCGGAACTCGTCGCGCGCGAGCGCGCCGAGCGTGATCGTCTCCGCGATGTCGATCAGGTTGCGCGTCTCGATCGTCTGTTGCAGGTCGGTGTTGAACGTCCGCG
This window contains:
- a CDS encoding TrmB family transcriptional regulator gives rise to the protein MTAASQDRYAATAAVPEDLDSAEAKLVYLSLKTAGGASVDELRDNVGLNKLTLHSILRTLRERGTVREDDGIFSPAADAR
- a CDS encoding XapX domain-containing protein, yielding MDLTLTLLALLTGVLAGGLFSFLQIPIPAPPELPGLMGIVGIYLGYKIVRWSGIGFDLLRALGVQ